One Rhodoferax ferrireducens T118 DNA segment encodes these proteins:
- a CDS encoding YeaH/YhbH family protein translates to MPLHIVDRRLDSKHKSSVNRGRFIERFKGQIRKAVADAINKRGIRDIDNGEKIGISGKDIEEPQFAHGHGGVWETVRPGNDRFSRGEQVDRPKGGGAGGGGSQASKDGESLDEFMFTLTKDEFLDIFFDELALPHLVKQHLAQIEQYRRIRAGYTQSGVPTNINLARTMRGAAGRRIAVGGPYTAQLRALLAQLDELKDKLTDDDPELERLRQEIARVRAKMDKVPFVDSFDLRYNNRIRVPQPSTQAVMFCLLDVSGSMDEERKNIAKRFFMLLYLFLTRNYERIEVVFIRHHTVAAEVDEDEFFTSRESGGTVVSSALELMYKIISERYPSNLWNIYGAQASDGDNWNDDSAHCRELLEQSLLPLTQYFAYIEITDGPPQNLWEEYAKLQAGHADHFAMRRIAAVADIYPVFRDLFKQKI, encoded by the coding sequence ATGCCATTGCATATCGTAGACCGCCGCCTCGATAGCAAGCACAAGAGCTCGGTCAATCGCGGGCGTTTTATTGAACGCTTCAAGGGCCAGATTCGCAAAGCGGTGGCTGACGCCATCAACAAGCGAGGCATTCGCGATATAGACAACGGTGAAAAAATCGGCATCTCCGGCAAAGACATCGAGGAGCCTCAGTTTGCCCATGGTCACGGCGGCGTCTGGGAGACGGTGCGGCCTGGCAACGACCGCTTCAGCCGCGGCGAGCAGGTGGACCGGCCCAAGGGCGGTGGCGCCGGCGGCGGTGGCAGTCAAGCCAGCAAGGACGGCGAGAGCCTTGATGAATTCATGTTCACGCTGACCAAAGACGAGTTTCTGGACATTTTCTTTGACGAGCTGGCCCTGCCGCATCTGGTCAAGCAGCATCTGGCCCAGATCGAACAATATCGGCGCATTCGGGCTGGTTACACCCAGAGCGGCGTGCCCACCAATATCAACCTCGCCCGCACCATGCGCGGCGCCGCCGGCCGGCGCATCGCCGTCGGCGGGCCCTACACGGCGCAGCTGCGCGCCTTGCTGGCGCAGCTCGACGAACTCAAAGACAAGCTCACCGACGACGACCCGGAGCTGGAGCGTCTGCGCCAGGAGATTGCGCGCGTGCGCGCCAAGATGGACAAGGTGCCGTTCGTCGACTCCTTTGATCTGCGCTACAACAACCGCATTCGGGTGCCGCAGCCCAGCACGCAGGCCGTCATGTTCTGCCTGCTCGACGTCTCGGGTTCCATGGACGAAGAACGCAAGAACATCGCCAAACGCTTTTTTATGTTGCTCTATCTTTTTCTGACCCGAAATTACGAGCGCATTGAAGTCGTGTTCATTCGCCACCACACGGTTGCGGCGGAGGTTGACGAGGACGAATTCTTCACCTCGCGCGAATCCGGCGGCACGGTGGTCTCCAGCGCCCTGGAACTGATGTACAAAATCATCAGCGAGCGATATCCCAGCAACCTGTGGAATATTTATGGCGCTCAGGCATCTGACGGTGACAACTGGAACGATGACTCCGCGCATTGCCGCGAGCTGCTGGAGCAGTCCTTGCTGCCCCTGACGCAGTATTTCGCCTATATCGAAATCACCGATGGCCCGCCCCAAAACCTGTGGGAGGAATACGCCAAACTGCAGGCGGGCCATGCTGACCACTTTGCGATGCGGCGCATTGCCGCAGTGGCCGATATTTACCCCGTGTTTCGCGATCTTTTCAAGCAAAAGATCTGA
- a CDS encoding PrkA family serine protein kinase: protein MNVFARYQGRFEAAKEEEMSIQDYLDLCKRDTTAYATVAERMLRAIGEPELVDTRTDPRLSRIFANKMLRRYPAFRDLYGMEEVIEQIVSYFRHAAQGLEEKKQILYLLGPVGGGKSSLAEKLKALIEVVPIYTIKGSPVHESPLGLFNPLEDAQILEDDYGISRRYLGTIMSPWAVKRLHEFGGDITRFRVVKLHPSVLSQIAVSKTEPGDENNQDISSLVGKIDIRKLETYSQSDPDAYSFSGGLCLANRGVLEFVEMFKAPIKVLHPLLTATQEGNYKGTEGFGAIPFDGLVLAHSNEAEWLTFKNNRNNEAFLDRIYIVKVPYSLRVSDEIHIYEKLLANSSLVKAPCAPDTLKMLAQFAVLSRLKEPENSSIFSKMRVYDGENLKDTDPKAKSYQEYRDFAGVDEGMTGLSTRFAFKILSRVFNFDHREVAANPVHLMYVLEQQIEQEQFPAEVAERYTRFLKEFLSPRYAEFIGKEIQTAYLESYSEYGQNIFDRYVTYADFWIQDQEYRDTNTGEILDRGALNSELEKIEKPAGISNPKDFRNEVVNFVLRARAKHEGQNPPWTSYEKLRAVIEKKMFSNTEELLPVISFNAKASGDEQKKHKDFVNRMISKGYTEKQVRLLCEWYLRVRKSS, encoded by the coding sequence ATGAATGTCTTCGCACGTTACCAAGGTCGGTTTGAGGCCGCCAAGGAAGAAGAAATGTCGATCCAGGACTACCTGGATCTCTGCAAACGCGACACCACCGCCTACGCCACCGTTGCCGAGCGCATGCTGCGGGCCATTGGCGAGCCCGAGTTGGTCGATACCCGCACCGACCCCAGGCTGTCGCGTATCTTTGCCAACAAAATGCTCAGGCGTTATCCGGCGTTTCGCGACCTTTACGGCATGGAGGAAGTGATTGAGCAGATCGTCTCCTATTTCCGCCATGCCGCGCAAGGGCTGGAGGAGAAGAAACAGATTCTGTACCTGCTGGGCCCGGTCGGCGGCGGCAAATCGTCGCTGGCAGAGAAGCTCAAAGCCCTGATTGAAGTTGTGCCCATCTACACCATCAAGGGCTCACCGGTGCATGAGTCGCCCCTGGGCCTGTTCAATCCGCTGGAGGACGCGCAAATACTGGAGGACGACTACGGCATTTCGCGGCGTTACCTGGGCACCATCATGAGCCCGTGGGCGGTGAAGCGTCTGCATGAGTTCGGCGGCGACATCACCCGCTTTCGCGTGGTCAAGCTGCATCCATCGGTGCTGTCGCAAATCGCTGTTTCCAAGACCGAGCCGGGCGATGAGAACAACCAGGACATTTCTTCCCTGGTGGGCAAGATTGACATCCGCAAGCTTGAGACCTACTCCCAAAGCGACCCCGACGCGTATTCCTTCTCGGGCGGCCTGTGCCTGGCCAATCGCGGCGTGCTGGAATTTGTCGAGATGTTCAAGGCGCCCATCAAGGTACTGCACCCCTTGCTGACCGCCACGCAGGAGGGCAACTACAAGGGCACTGAAGGCTTCGGCGCCATTCCGTTTGACGGCTTGGTGCTGGCGCACTCCAACGAGGCCGAATGGCTGACGTTCAAGAACAATCGCAACAACGAGGCTTTTCTTGACCGCATTTACATCGTGAAGGTGCCCTACTCCCTGCGCGTGTCGGACGAGATTCACATCTACGAAAAACTGTTGGCCAATTCCTCACTGGTCAAGGCCCCGTGCGCGCCGGATACGCTCAAGATGCTGGCGCAGTTTGCCGTGTTGTCGCGGCTCAAGGAGCCGGAAAACTCCAGCATCTTCTCCAAGATGCGGGTCTATGACGGCGAAAACCTCAAGGACACCGACCCCAAGGCCAAGAGCTACCAGGAGTACCGCGATTTTGCCGGCGTGGATGAAGGCATGACGGGGCTATCAACCCGGTTCGCGTTCAAGATTCTCTCGCGCGTGTTCAATTTCGACCACCGCGAGGTTGCCGCTAACCCGGTGCATCTGATGTATGTGCTGGAGCAGCAGATTGAACAGGAGCAGTTCCCGGCTGAGGTCGCCGAACGCTACACCCGTTTCCTCAAGGAATTCCTCTCGCCGCGTTACGCCGAGTTCATTGGCAAGGAGATCCAGACCGCCTATCTGGAGAGCTACTCCGAGTACGGCCAGAATATCTTTGACCGCTATGTGACTTACGCCGACTTCTGGATTCAGGACCAGGAGTACCGCGACACCAACACCGGCGAGATTCTGGACCGTGGCGCTCTCAACAGCGAACTGGAGAAAATCGAGAAACCGGCCGGCATCTCGAACCCGAAGGATTTTCGCAACGAAGTGGTCAACTTTGTGCTGCGCGCCCGCGCCAAACACGAGGGGCAAAACCCGCCGTGGACGTCTTACGAAAAGCTGCGTGCGGTCATCGAGAAAAAAATGTTCTCCAATACGGAAGAACTGCTGCCAGTGATTTCGTTCAACGCCAAGGCCAGCGGCGACGAACAGAAGAAACACAAAGACTTCGTGAACCGGATGATCAGCAAGGGCTACACAGAGAAGCAGGTGCGCCTGCTGTGTGAATGGTATCTGCGCGTACGCAAGTCCTCCTGA
- the aceF gene encoding dihydrolipoyllysine-residue acetyltransferase, which translates to MSLIEVKVPDIGDFDEVAVIELLVKPGDTVKAEQSLITVESDKASMEIPSSSAGVVKELKVALGDKVKQGSLLLLLEVASAEGTAAAAPAAAVPAAAQEFKTNQAVAPVPPAPAATDVAASSAGPVEVHVPDIGDFKDVTVIEVMVKVGDAVRLEQSLITVESDKASMEIPSSAAGVIKELKVKLGDKVNIGDLLAILEGAAPVAMAAAATAQASAAAAAPLVSAAAAVAPATAVLAVPAHIPTSAPLGLPHASPSVRKFARELGVPLDEVKGTGLKGRITDNDVQAFTRSVMSGAIQTLAAQAQPKAAAAAPGADGAGLGLIPWPKVDFAKFGPVERKELSRIKKISGANLLRNAILIPAVTNHDDCDITDLEAFRVSTNKENEKSGVKVTMLAFLIKACVAALKKYPEFNSSLDGDALIYKQYYHIGFAADTPNGLMVPVIKDADQKGIMQISVEMGELAKKARDGKLSPAEMTGASFTISSLGGIGGRYFTPIINAPEVSILGVCRSTIQPVWDGKAFQPRLMLPLSLTWDHRVIDGAAAARFNVYLGQILGDFRRVLL; encoded by the coding sequence ATGTCCTTAATCGAAGTAAAAGTCCCGGACATTGGCGATTTTGATGAAGTTGCCGTGATTGAACTGCTGGTCAAGCCGGGCGACACCGTCAAGGCTGAACAAAGCCTGATTACCGTCGAGTCCGACAAGGCGTCGATGGAAATTCCGTCGTCATCGGCTGGCGTGGTCAAGGAGCTCAAGGTCGCTTTGGGCGACAAGGTCAAGCAAGGCTCATTGTTGTTGTTGCTGGAGGTGGCTAGTGCCGAGGGCACCGCAGCTGCAGCACCGGCCGCCGCGGTGCCGGCAGCAGCCCAGGAATTCAAGACAAATCAGGCTGTAGCCCCCGTTCCTCCTGCGCCAGCTGCTACTGATGTAGCAGCATCGAGCGCAGGCCCGGTCGAGGTACACGTGCCTGACATTGGTGACTTCAAGGATGTGACGGTGATTGAGGTCATGGTCAAGGTGGGCGACGCTGTCCGGCTTGAGCAAAGCCTGATTACCGTGGAGTCTGATAAAGCATCCATGGAAATCCCGTCCAGCGCGGCGGGCGTGATCAAGGAGCTCAAGGTCAAACTGGGCGACAAAGTCAATATTGGCGACCTGCTGGCGATTCTGGAAGGCGCCGCGCCGGTTGCTATGGCTGCAGCTGCAACTGCGCAGGCTTCAGCGGCAGCCGCTGCACCGCTGGTCTCGGCTGCGGCTGCTGTTGCACCAGCAACTGCCGTGCTGGCCGTGCCCGCGCACATCCCCACATCGGCCCCGCTGGGTCTGCCCCACGCCTCGCCGTCGGTGCGCAAGTTTGCCCGCGAGTTGGGCGTGCCCCTGGATGAGGTCAAAGGCACGGGTCTCAAAGGTCGCATCACCGACAACGACGTGCAAGCCTTCACCCGCTCGGTGATGAGCGGCGCGATTCAAACGCTGGCTGCTCAGGCACAGCCCAAGGCAGCCGCAGCCGCTCCAGGCGCTGACGGCGCAGGCCTGGGCCTGATCCCGTGGCCGAAAGTGGACTTTGCCAAGTTTGGGCCGGTCGAGCGCAAGGAACTCAGCCGCATCAAGAAAATCAGCGGTGCCAACCTGCTGCGCAACGCGATCCTGATTCCGGCCGTGACCAACCATGACGACTGTGACATCACCGACCTGGAAGCCTTCCGGGTCTCGACCAACAAAGAGAACGAGAAGAGTGGCGTGAAGGTCACCATGCTGGCGTTCCTGATCAAGGCCTGCGTGGCCGCGCTCAAGAAATACCCCGAGTTCAACAGCTCGCTGGACGGCGACGCGCTGATCTACAAGCAGTACTACCACATCGGTTTTGCGGCGGACACGCCCAACGGCCTGATGGTGCCGGTGATCAAGGATGCTGATCAAAAAGGCATCATGCAAATCTCGGTCGAGATGGGCGAACTGGCCAAAAAGGCGCGCGATGGCAAGTTGAGCCCGGCCGAGATGACCGGCGCCAGCTTCACCATCAGCAGCCTGGGCGGCATTGGCGGGCGTTATTTCACGCCCATCATCAACGCGCCTGAAGTGTCGATTCTGGGCGTGTGCCGCTCCACCATCCAGCCGGTGTGGGATGGCAAGGCGTTCCAGCCACGCCTGATGCTGCCGCTGTCACTTACCTGGGACCACCGCGTGATTGACGGTGCCGCTGCGGCCCGCTTCAATGTCTATCTGGGCCAAATCCTGGGCGATTTCCGCCGGGTGTTGCTTTAG
- the aceE gene encoding pyruvate dehydrogenase (acetyl-transferring), homodimeric type, producing MSAVPENLAGAAAPDVDSQETREWMDALSAVIEREGPERAHFLLEQLLEHARQGSIDMPFSANTGYVNTLEPDQEERCPGNIEIEERLRAYMRWNAMAMVVKANRHHPVDGGDLGGHIGSFASLAHMFGAGFNHFWHAESENHGGDCLYIQGHVAPGVYARAYLEGRLTEEQLLNFRQETGGKGLSSYPHPKLMPEFWQFPTVSMGLGPLMAIYQARFLKYLHARGIANTENRKVWVFCGDGEMDEVESLGAIGLAAREKLDNLIFVINCNLQRLDGPVRGNGKIIQELESTFRGAGWNVIKLLWGSNWDPLLARDKDDALRKVMMDTLDGDYQTFKSKDGAYVREHFFGRDPRTLAMVAKMSDDDIWNLRRGGHDPQKVYAAYHSAVNHKDQPSVLLIKTVKGFGMGKSGEGKNAVHQTKKLTDEDIKIFRDRFNIPIPDSELSKLPFYKPADDTPEMKYLHERRKALGGYLPHRRTKADEHFTVPALEVFKAVLDPTAEGREISTTQAYVRFLSQLLRDQALGSRVVPILVDEGRTFGMEGLFRQIGIYNPEGQKYTPVDKDQVMYYKEDAKGQVLQEGINEAGGMASWIAAATSYSTSNRIMVPFYVYYSMFGFQRIGDLAWAAGDMQARGFLLGGTSGRTTLNGEGLQHEDGHSHILAGTIPNCISYDPTFAHEVGVILHHGLKRMVEKQDNVYYYITLLNENYPMPGLTAGTEEQIIKGMYLCKAGTTAAKQPTVQLLGSGSILRESIAAQELLAKDWGISANVWSCPSFNELARDGQACERHNLLHPAQAPSVSFVAQQLEKHAGPVVAATDYMKAYAEQIRSFIPKGRTFKVLGTDGFGRSDFRSKLREHFEINRHFIVVAALKALSEEGTLPVAKVVEAIARYGIKTDKVNPLYA from the coding sequence ATGTCAGCAGTTCCCGAGAATTTGGCCGGCGCAGCAGCGCCTGACGTCGACAGCCAGGAAACCCGTGAATGGATGGATGCGCTATCCGCCGTCATCGAGCGCGAAGGCCCTGAGCGCGCCCATTTTTTGCTGGAGCAGTTGCTTGAGCATGCGCGCCAAGGCAGCATCGACATGCCGTTTTCGGCCAACACCGGCTATGTCAACACCCTGGAGCCGGATCAGGAAGAGCGCTGCCCCGGCAACATCGAAATTGAAGAACGCCTGCGCGCCTACATGCGCTGGAACGCCATGGCGATGGTGGTTAAAGCCAACCGGCATCACCCCGTGGACGGTGGCGATCTGGGCGGGCACATTGGCTCGTTTGCCTCGCTGGCCCATATGTTTGGCGCCGGTTTCAACCATTTTTGGCATGCCGAGAGTGAAAACCATGGTGGTGACTGTCTCTATATCCAGGGTCACGTGGCACCCGGTGTTTATGCCCGTGCCTACCTTGAAGGCCGTTTGACCGAAGAGCAGTTGCTCAATTTCCGCCAGGAAACCGGTGGCAAGGGCCTGTCCAGCTACCCGCACCCCAAGCTGATGCCCGAGTTCTGGCAATTCCCCACGGTGTCAATGGGCCTCGGGCCGCTGATGGCAATTTACCAGGCGCGCTTTCTGAAATACCTGCACGCCCGTGGCATTGCCAACACCGAGAACCGCAAGGTCTGGGTGTTTTGTGGCGATGGCGAAATGGACGAGGTGGAGTCCCTGGGCGCTATCGGTCTGGCCGCGCGCGAAAAACTCGACAACCTGATTTTCGTCATCAACTGCAACCTGCAGCGCCTGGACGGCCCGGTGCGTGGCAACGGCAAGATCATTCAGGAGTTGGAAAGCACCTTCCGCGGCGCGGGCTGGAACGTGATCAAGCTGCTGTGGGGCAGCAACTGGGATCCGCTGCTGGCGCGTGACAAAGACGACGCTTTGCGCAAGGTCATGATGGACACGCTCGATGGTGACTACCAGACCTTCAAGTCCAAAGACGGCGCCTATGTGCGCGAGCATTTCTTTGGCCGCGACCCGCGCACGCTGGCGATGGTGGCCAAGATGAGCGACGACGACATCTGGAACCTGCGCCGCGGCGGCCATGACCCGCAAAAAGTGTATGCCGCCTACCATTCGGCGGTCAATCACAAGGACCAGCCGAGCGTGTTGCTGATCAAGACCGTCAAGGGTTTTGGCATGGGCAAGAGCGGCGAGGGCAAGAACGCCGTGCACCAGACCAAGAAACTGACCGATGAAGACATCAAGATCTTCCGTGATCGTTTCAACATCCCGATTCCGGACAGCGAGTTGTCCAAGCTGCCGTTCTACAAACCGGCCGATGACACACCCGAGATGAAGTATCTGCACGAGCGTCGCAAGGCGCTCGGTGGTTACCTGCCGCACCGGCGCACCAAAGCCGACGAGCATTTCACCGTGCCGGCGCTGGAAGTCTTTAAAGCCGTGCTCGACCCGACCGCCGAAGGCCGCGAAATCTCCACCACGCAAGCATACGTGCGCTTTTTGAGCCAGTTGCTGCGCGACCAGGCGCTGGGTTCACGGGTTGTGCCGATTCTGGTCGACGAGGGCCGCACCTTTGGCATGGAAGGCTTATTCCGCCAGATTGGCATCTACAACCCGGAAGGCCAGAAATACACCCCGGTCGACAAAGACCAGGTCATGTACTACAAGGAAGATGCCAAGGGCCAGGTGCTGCAGGAGGGTATCAACGAAGCCGGTGGCATGGCGAGCTGGATCGCGGCGGCTACCAGCTACTCCACCTCCAACCGCATCATGGTGCCGTTCTACGTGTACTACTCGATGTTTGGCTTCCAGCGCATCGGCGACCTGGCCTGGGCGGCCGGCGACATGCAGGCGCGCGGCTTTTTGCTGGGCGGCACCTCCGGGCGCACCACGCTCAATGGTGAAGGCCTGCAACACGAAGATGGTCACAGCCACATCCTGGCCGGCACCATTCCCAACTGCATCAGCTACGACCCGACCTTTGCGCATGAGGTGGGCGTCATCCTGCACCACGGCTTGAAGCGCATGGTCGAGAAGCAGGACAACGTTTATTACTACATCACGCTGCTCAATGAAAACTACCCGATGCCCGGGCTGACGGCGGGCACTGAGGAGCAGATCATCAAGGGCATGTACCTGTGCAAAGCGGGCACAACGGCTGCCAAGCAGCCGACGGTGCAGTTGCTGGGCTCTGGCAGCATCCTGCGTGAATCAATTGCCGCGCAAGAGCTGCTGGCCAAGGACTGGGGCATCAGTGCCAATGTCTGGAGCTGCCCCAGCTTCAACGAGCTGGCGCGTGACGGCCAAGCCTGTGAGCGCCATAACCTGTTGCATCCGGCGCAGGCGCCCAGCGTGTCGTTTGTCGCCCAACAGCTCGAAAAACATGCCGGCCCGGTGGTGGCCGCCACCGACTACATGAAGGCTTATGCCGAGCAGATTCGCTCCTTCATCCCCAAGGGCCGCACCTTCAAAGTGCTGGGCACCGACGGGTTTGGCCGCAGCGACTTCCGCTCCAAGTTGCGTGAGCACTTCGAGATCAACCGCCATTTCATCGTGGTGGCGGCGCTGAAGGCGCTGAGTGAAGAAGGCACGCTGCCGGTGGCTAAAGTGGTTGAAGCGATTGCCAGGTACGGTATCAAGACCGACAAGGTCAATCCGCTGTACGCGTGA
- the lpdA gene encoding dihydrolipoyl dehydrogenase gives MALIDIKVPNIGDFAEVTVIELLVKPGDTVRAEQSLITVESDKASMEIPCSHAGVVKELKVALGDKVSEGSVLLVLEAAEAPVVPDIKPNQAVAPVASTQAATQTVASPAVSAPIPVATAASYAGGVDLDCDLLVLGGGPGGYSAAFRAADLGLKVILVERYAQLGGVCLNVGCIPSKALLHVAAVIDEVSHMAALGVDFGAPTVSVDKLRAHKEKVVTKLTGGLAAMAKMRKVTVVRGYGAFVGANHVQVEETTGTSQEKTGKTQTIAFKKCIIAAGSQAVRLPFMPDDPRVVDSTGALALKEVPKRMLILGGGIIGLEMGTVYSTLGARLDVVEMLDGLMQGADRDLVKIWQKMNAPRFDNIMLKTKTVGARATPEGIEVTFAAAEEGVKVPEPQTYDLVLQAVGRTPNGKKIAAEKAGVAVTDRGFINVDIQMRTNVPHIFAIGDIVGQPMLAHKAVHEAHVAAEVIAGELQGNKELASAAFNARVIPSVAYTDPEVAWVGLTEDQAKAQGIKVKKGLFPWTASGRAIANGRDEGVTKLLFDDSEDAHGHGKILGGGMVGTHAGDMIGEIALAIEMGADAIDIGKTIHPHPTLGESIGMAAEVAHGSCTDLPPARK, from the coding sequence ATGGCACTGATCGACATCAAAGTCCCCAACATTGGCGACTTCGCCGAAGTCACCGTCATCGAGCTGCTGGTCAAGCCCGGCGACACCGTCCGGGCCGAGCAAAGCCTGATCACAGTGGAGTCCGACAAGGCGTCCATGGAAATTCCCTGCAGCCACGCGGGCGTCGTCAAGGAGCTCAAGGTTGCGCTGGGCGACAAGGTCTCTGAAGGCTCGGTGTTGCTGGTGCTGGAGGCGGCAGAGGCTCCTGTCGTTCCAGATATCAAGCCAAATCAGGCTGTAGCCCCCGTCGCGTCTACGCAGGCAGCTACACAAACAGTAGCATCTCCAGCTGTGAGCGCGCCCATCCCAGTCGCCACTGCCGCCAGCTATGCAGGCGGCGTCGATCTGGATTGCGATTTGCTGGTGCTCGGCGGCGGCCCCGGTGGTTATTCGGCTGCCTTCCGCGCGGCGGATTTGGGCCTCAAAGTCATCCTGGTCGAGCGCTACGCCCAACTGGGCGGTGTCTGTCTGAACGTGGGCTGCATCCCCAGCAAGGCGCTGCTGCACGTGGCTGCGGTCATCGATGAAGTCAGCCACATGGCCGCGCTCGGCGTGGACTTTGGCGCGCCCACAGTCAGTGTGGACAAGCTGCGTGCTCACAAAGAGAAAGTCGTCACCAAGCTCACCGGCGGCCTGGCCGCCATGGCCAAGATGCGCAAGGTGACCGTGGTGCGCGGCTACGGCGCGTTTGTCGGCGCCAACCATGTGCAGGTCGAAGAAACCACCGGCACATCCCAAGAGAAAACCGGCAAGACGCAGACCATTGCGTTCAAGAAATGCATCATCGCTGCGGGCAGCCAAGCCGTGCGCCTGCCGTTCATGCCAGACGATCCCCGCGTGGTGGACAGCACCGGCGCGCTGGCGCTTAAAGAGGTGCCCAAACGCATGCTGATCCTGGGCGGCGGCATCATCGGCCTGGAAATGGGCACGGTCTACAGCACGCTCGGCGCCCGCCTGGACGTGGTCGAAATGCTCGACGGCCTGATGCAGGGCGCGGATCGCGACCTGGTCAAGATCTGGCAAAAGATGAATGCCCCGCGTTTCGACAACATCATGCTCAAGACCAAAACGGTCGGCGCCAGAGCCACGCCCGAGGGCATCGAGGTGACGTTTGCCGCAGCAGAGGAGGGCGTGAAAGTGCCCGAACCGCAAACCTACGACCTGGTGTTGCAGGCGGTGGGCCGCACGCCCAACGGCAAGAAGATCGCCGCCGAGAAAGCCGGCGTCGCAGTCACAGACCGTGGCTTCATCAATGTCGACATCCAGATGCGCACCAACGTGCCCCACATCTTCGCCATCGGCGACATCGTGGGCCAGCCGATGCTGGCGCACAAGGCGGTGCACGAAGCGCATGTGGCAGCGGAAGTGATAGCCGGTGAATTACAAGGCAACAAAGAGCTGGCCAGCGCCGCCTTCAACGCCCGCGTCATCCCGAGCGTGGCCTACACCGACCCCGAGGTGGCCTGGGTCGGCCTGACCGAAGACCAGGCCAAGGCGCAAGGCATCAAGGTCAAGAAGGGGCTGTTCCCCTGGACGGCGTCCGGCCGTGCCATTGCCAACGGCCGCGACGAAGGCGTGACCAAGCTGCTGTTTGATGACAGCGAGGACGCGCACGGCCACGGCAAGATCCTGGGCGGCGGCATGGTTGGCACGCATGCGGGCGACATGATTGGTGAGATTGCGCTGGCGATCGAGATGGGCGCTGACGCCATCGACATCGGCAAGACCATTCACCCGCATCCCACGCTGGGCGAGAGCATCGGCATGGCGGCTGAAGTGGCGCATGGGAGTTGCACGGACTTGCCGCCGGCGCGTAAGTAG
- a CDS encoding SpoVR family protein, whose translation MAQKSSPALPTGSEWTFAALEQYDEAIGRVAADYQLDCYPHILEVISAEQMMDAYASIGMPVYYHHWSYGKHFLSTENRYKRGQMGLAYEIVINSDPCIAYLMEENTLPMQGLVIAHAAYGHNSFFKGNHLFKQWTSADAIVDYLVFAKKFIAQCEERHGVGLVEKLLDACHALQNLGVDRFKRSPRLSLNKETLRQKERSDYLQSQVNDLWRTVPPRPEADRTEQEARFPAEPEENLLYFIEKNAPLLESWQREIIRIVRKIGQYFYPQRQTQVMNEGWATFWHYTLLNTLYDLGGLSDGFMLEFLQSHTNVIYQPPYNSPHYSGINPYALGFAMWRDIRRICENPSAEDREWFPDIAGSNWRESLEFAMQNFKDESFIAQYLSPQLMRDFRFFSVLDDDARSKLQIQAIHDESGYRALRQQLSEQYNLGSLEPNIQIWNVDLRGDRSLTLRHFSQQRRPLDEASKAVMEHVAYLWGFTVRLENQDSDGKVSLIAERMREKRASHPGIGP comes from the coding sequence ATGGCGCAAAAATCAAGCCCCGCTTTGCCCACCGGATCTGAGTGGACCTTTGCCGCCCTGGAGCAATACGACGAGGCTATTGGCCGCGTAGCGGCCGATTACCAGCTTGATTGCTACCCCCACATTCTGGAGGTCATTAGTGCCGAGCAGATGATGGATGCCTACGCCTCCATCGGCATGCCGGTGTATTACCACCACTGGTCCTACGGCAAGCATTTTCTGTCCACCGAGAACCGCTACAAGCGTGGCCAAATGGGTCTGGCCTACGAGATCGTCATCAACTCGGATCCCTGCATTGCCTACCTGATGGAAGAAAACACGCTGCCGATGCAGGGTTTGGTCATCGCCCATGCGGCCTATGGTCACAACTCCTTCTTTAAAGGCAACCATCTGTTCAAACAGTGGACCAGCGCCGATGCCATCGTGGACTACCTGGTGTTTGCCAAGAAATTCATTGCCCAGTGCGAAGAGCGACACGGCGTGGGCCTAGTCGAAAAGCTGCTTGATGCCTGCCACGCGCTGCAAAATCTGGGCGTGGACCGTTTCAAGCGCTCGCCGCGACTCTCCCTGAACAAGGAAACACTGCGACAAAAAGAGCGCTCGGACTACCTCCAGAGCCAGGTCAATGACCTGTGGCGCACCGTGCCGCCGCGCCCGGAAGCGGACCGAACCGAACAAGAGGCCCGGTTTCCGGCCGAGCCCGAAGAGAACCTGCTTTATTTCATTGAGAAAAACGCGCCCCTGCTGGAGTCCTGGCAGAGGGAGATCATTCGAATTGTGCGCAAAATCGGGCAGTACTTTTACCCCCAGCGCCAGACGCAGGTCATGAACGAGGGTTGGGCCACATTCTGGCATTACACCTTGCTCAATACGCTCTATGACCTGGGCGGCCTGTCCGACGGCTTCATGCTCGAATTCCTGCAATCACACACCAACGTCATCTACCAGCCGCCCTATAACAGCCCGCATTACTCTGGCATCAATCCTTATGCACTTGGTTTCGCCATGTGGCGCGACATCCGCCGCATCTGCGAAAACCCAAGCGCTGAAGACCGTGAGTGGTTTCCTGACATTGCCGGCTCCAACTGGCGCGAGAGCCTGGAGTTCGCGATGCAGAACTTCAAAGACGAGAGCTTCATCGCCCAATATCTCTCGCCCCAGCTCATGCGTGACTTTCGCTTTTTTTCGGTGCTCGATGATGATGCGCGCTCCAAGTTGCAGATCCAGGCGATTCACGATGAAAGTGGCTATCGGGCCTTGCGCCAACAGTTGTCCGAGCAGTACAACCTGGGCAGTCTGGAGCCCAATATCCAGATCTGGAACGTCGATTTACGCGGCGACCGCTCGCTGACCTTGCGCCACTTTTCCCAGCAGCGCCGGCCCTTGGACGAAGCGAGCAAGGCGGTGATGGAGCACGTTGCCTATCTGTGGGGCTTCACGGTGCGACTCGAGAACCAGGACAGCGACGGTAAAGTCAGCTTGATTGCAGAACGCATGCGGGAGAAGCGCGCCAGCCACCCCGGCATCGGCCCCTGA